The Naumovozyma dairenensis CBS 421 chromosome 1, complete genome genomic interval AGGCCCGCCAGATTTCTCTAACTCCATAAATTTATGATTCGATAGCAAATCTAGATAACCTTGTTTATATTGTAAGGTAAACTGATTTTCTGTGAGAGAATTAAGAAGTGTCTCTTCTAAGTAAGCAATATACTCATCTATTTTTATCTCTAAATCCGATGGGGAAATTCCGGACATGACAGTGATATGGATACCGATAGTTGACGTTAATTCTCTTAACCCACCAAACACTGCATAACCAATTTGCCTTTTATTTCTCAAATCAGGAACTAACGTGAGTgacataatatattcagTAAAATACGTTAATGTAACTGTCCGTCTATTCGTACGGAGTCCTGtttgaatgaaataaaCAATGCTATTATTAGGGTCATCCATATGGCCATTATATTTTGCATAGAAATTGGAGCCAGGCTCTAAAAGAATCGTTGATAATGTCGaagattgtttttcattttttacATTACTACATTCCAAATGGTGAGTTAAATTGgtattcaaataattgtTTATCTCTTCTCCATAATCTAAATTTCCTTGAATTAACAGATTCATATACATTGGTTCCTCTAGAAACTGAACGCAAAACTCTTTAAATGATACCATATCAATCTCTTCTAGAGCTTCTAGTCTATCTTGCAATGTCCACATATTCCTTTCTAGAATGATTAATAAACCCATACTGGCAAGAGTGACGCAATTATCAGACGCAGCAGCCTCATATAAATTCCTGACTAAAACTCTTGATCTCCTAAGCAGTTCTTTTGATGGAAATTGTGGTGTTTTCATGATAAATAAAAGTGTCTTGACTATTGTATCCAAGATGGATATGATACCTTCTGAAAACCCTCCAATAGTGACTTTCAGTTGGATATCGCCTTTAGGTGAAGAGCTTATTTCATATGAATAACCTAATCTTATTGACGGATATAATTGCGGGGAAATTAAAGTCGATAGAATTTGGCTTAATATTTCAAGATTAATACTATTTTCTGGGCTGGGTATCATACTTCTATTAAATATCTCAAATGACATAATAGATTTTTTATCGATCGAGGCGTCGATTGGATTATCGAGAGCCCACATCTCATATGACGAATTTCGGCTTATTAAATGAGGAACATTACCCAAGTTTGTGTTCAGTAGTTGTAACCTGAAGGTAGAAAAGCGTGACTTTAAAGAGGATTCTAAAAAGAGTTGTTGCAGTATTGTGACATCTTGACAAGAAGGCGGTATAAAGGCATTGGGAGGTGGAACTTGAAAAGTGTATTGGGTAGAAAGTAGTTTTGGGAAGCGTAGGTAAATTACATTTAGAATATTCAAACTCATACATTGCATCAGTAGAAAATATCTTATTCTTATAATACTTCTTAGTGAATGAGCTATTTTTTCGTTACCcagaagaaataaaaatacgTTGGATCTATTCATGAAGACTTTTAAAAACTCTTGGAACTCTCTCGCTTGTTTCAACCAGCATTCCTGCTCATATTCAATCATATCCACCgtgttattatcattactatAACAATCTGATATTGTTGGTGCCCCTTTGAAGAGATAAGATATATCTAGATCTTCTAGATCTTCCTGTAATAGACAACTAATATTAGAGCATTCTTCCATAGGTGATTTTTCTGTTGGTTGGTACAAAAACCTAATCAAATCGATTGTATTTTGCTCTTTCAGGAAGCAGCTCAATTGATCTGTAGGTTTATCTATGAACGCGGCGATGGTATTATCCAACACAATATTGATAATCTTATCAACATTATCCCAACCTGTGTTGGTCAATGCGAACTGTAAAATTAAACCATAACTACCACTGGAAAACTCAGATGTGTAGGCAAAACAATCAGTTATCCAGCTTTTTCCAACCAACAAGTAACATAAAGAACCCTTAGTTTCATCTCCAAATAACTCACACCAAAAGTTCTTGAATAATGACACAGTTTTTGAGCTAAATTTACTAAACTTATCCTCTACAGGGAATAAGAACCTTAGAGTAGATTGTTTGTTGGATCTGATAAATATCATGTTCGCTGAATCAGAATCGTGGGTGAAGCATGGGGCTTCACGGTACTTTGGTTTCCATGTCGATTTCAATATGTTATACTGTTCTAGATCTGTCGGCTGCCTCTCCTTCGATTGAAAACTAGATATAGAGAGGCGAGAGCTGATTGAACCAAATTTACTTCTTTTTAGTCCATTGTTAGCTCTTATATCACCGAACTTTGAAACTACAAGTTTTGTTAATGTGTTTACTGATTGTGGACCTCTAACACAAAGGGTCATTTTTGACCCATAAAAATTCCTCGCGAAGTAATCAAGTAGCGCTTTTTtaagatttattttcttcaattgagGTATGCTAGATAAAGTATTGATATTACCTGTCGAAAATTGGCTAAAAGGATGATCTTTGTTGGCCATCAATCTTGTGGCATGATATAGGATTTTGTTTAAGGAAGATATGTTTCCTTCATGTTCACTTTGTATCgcatatatttctttattagttaACAATGGATTGAACAGTGgttctttaaaaaatgaagaaaacacATCCACCAGTTTATCAAAAATCAGTTCTCCCGAATTTTGAGTGGTCGGTACctcaaaataaaatgttgTTTGTTCACCAGTTGTAAATGCATTTTGTgttccattatttttggtAAGCATTGAGTGGTATAGTCCAGCGTTTGGATAATCTTTGGAGCCGGCCGCTAAAACCATATGCTCGCACAAATGAGCTAATCCTGGTAAGTCCGCAGGATCATTATGAGAACCTGTTGCTACAGATAGGGAACAGGCACTTATTGTATCCTTAGGGTcagaaattaataatgttaaAATACCATTAGGTAGTCTGCACAGTTTATGCACTCTATCACTATAACATCGCGGAATGTAAAAAGGAGtatcataattttcaaCGTCTTGCCATGACATCGTATAAGTTTTGCGTGTCAAATTCTTACTCttgttttataaaaaaactTTTC includes:
- the AXL1 gene encoding Axl1p (similar to Saccharomyces cerevisiae AXL1 (YPR122W); ancestral locus Anc_3.455); translated protein: MSWQDVENYDTPFYIPRCYSDRVHKLCRLPNGILTLLISDPKDTISACSLSVATGSHNDPADLPGLAHLCEHMVLAAGSKDYPNAGLYHSMLTKNNGTQNAFTTGEQTTFYFEVPTTQNSGELIFDKLVDVFSSFFKEPLFNPLLTNKEIYAIQSEHEGNISSLNKILYHATRLMANKDHPFSQFSTGNINTLSSIPQLKKINLKKALLDYFARNFYGSKMTLCVRGPQSVNTLTKLVVSKFGDIRANNGLKRSKFGSISSRLSISSFQSKERQPTDLEQYNILKSTWKPKYREAPCFTHDSDSANMIFIRSNKQSTLRFLFPVEDKFSKFSSKTVSLFKNFWCELFGDETKGSLCYLLVGKSWITDCFAYTSEFSSGSYGLILQFALTNTGWDNVDKIINIVLDNTIAAFIDKPTDQLSCFLKEQNTIDLIRFLYQPTEKSPMEECSNISCLLQEDLEDLDISYLFKGAPTISDCYSNDNNTVDMIEYEQECWLKQAREFQEFLKVFMNRSNVFLFLLGNEKIAHSLRSIIRIRYFLLMQCMSLNILNVIYLRFPKLLSTQYTFQVPPPNAFIPPSCQDVTILQQLFLESSLKSRFSTFRLQLLNTNLGNVPHLISRNSSYEMWALDNPIDASIDKKSIMSFEIFNRSMIPSPENSINLEILSQILSTLISPQLYPSIRLGYSYEISSSPKGDIQLKVTIGGFSEGIISILDTIVKTLLFIMKTPQFPSKELLRRSRVLVRNLYEAAASDNCVTLASMGLLIILERNMWTLQDRLEALEEIDMVSFKEFCVQFLEEPMYMNLLIQGNLDYGEEINNYLNTNLTHHLECSNVKNEKQSSTLSTILLEPGSNFYAKYNGHMDDPNNSIVYFIQTGLRTNRRTVTLTYFTEYIMSLTLVPDLRNKRQIGYAVFGGLRELTSTIGIHITVMSGISPSDLEIKIDEYIAYLEETLLNSLTENQFTLQYKQGYLDLLSNHKFMELEKSGGPADLLNEVVANVQSGNADELNSHFMKSHKHFFNEISNKRYQFKGDSELVDIEVIKNLTKKEFLKFFREKVSIKSKVRSKISVMIESPMAEMEIVNRKTFLQLQAFLKLEGFTINSEILRDIVERANGRPSALIKDLFKYFRERNEALRLCTVILKEVVKVSASSLKHRYTPKVSSSKMKPKRQSSSNWDQDTEPAIPLKEIKDLNEFKGRPSYL